Proteins encoded within one genomic window of Nitrospira sp.:
- a CDS encoding transposase: protein MQSDARMLTKTRRRYTEAFKEEAVRLIRNSAPPVAQVARDLGVTDHLLYRWRAEQQQAESHGQTRQSILLFMGRAFRVDYAAQLKEGHLGGLRVSEETMAGIKIPKPKTDLLGSG, encoded by the coding sequence ATGCAATCGGATGCTCGCATGCTCACCAAGACTCGACGGCGGTACACGGAAGCATTTAAAGAAGAAGCCGTGCGATTGATACGAAACTCAGCACCGCCTGTCGCGCAGGTCGCCCGGGACTTGGGTGTTACCGACCATCTGCTGTACCGCTGGCGGGCTGAGCAGCAGCAGGCAGAGAGCCACGGCCAGACCCGACAGTCAATATTGCTATTCATGGGCCGTGCATTCCGCGTCGATTATGCTGCACAATTGAAGGAGGGACATTTGGGTGGTTTACGCGTTTCAGAAGAAACGATGGCAGGTATCAAAATACCGAAACCGAAAACCGATTTACTCGGAAGCGGCTGA
- a CDS encoding efflux RND transporter permease subunit: MIATLVEFSLRQRILVLGLACLLSVAGVIAFESIPIDAYPDVTNIQVQVLTDAPGLSPVEVERFITYPLELQMTGLPGLAEIRSLSKFALSQITVVFQDDVDIYFARQLVLERMIAAKERLPEGTEPVMAPIATGLGEVYQYYLDGPRAAERDPKIVEADLTDQRTIQDWVLRPLFKSVPGVIDVNGMGGFVKQYQVLVDPAKLRKFDLTLHQIYEAVVKNNANVGGNVLERHAERAIVRGLGLIRTVGDIESIIVKEVGGTPVFVRDVAEVRIGHAVRHGAVVLNGQREVVAGIVLMLRGGNARQVVEAVKTKVEDLQQSNVLPAGTRLIPFYDRIELVNAAIDTVRDALIEGIVLVVFVFFFFLGHVRSAIIVTVTLLVTPLVTFIMMERFGLSANLMTLGGLAIAIGEIADGSLVVVENVYRHLAQSNGERGKSKLEVILHATKEVGRPILFGILIISVVFLPLLTLHGMEGKMFAPLAYTLVIALLASVVVTLTLTPVCASLVLTEDHPKETRLTLWMKQRYLPVLQWTLRHRGLVLTGSTAIVLGSLSLVPFVGREFIPLLEEGTLTPQVLRLPSVSLAESIELEKQTHKAMLEFPEVKMAVSRIGRPDIAYHPEDLYESDPIVSLRDRSTWKTAKTQSELTDAIRRKLAEIPGISVLMSQPIQQRVDELISGIKTECSIKVFGDDLDVLRDKAEEIANLMRQINGVKDIKVEQIAGQPYLTIDIDRQKIARFGINVADVQEIIATAIGGKSATEVYEGERRFQLTLRFPEPYRNSIAAIGEIRVKSASGAFIPMSDLAKIDMREGPARISREHVKRRISIGFNVVGRDIGGVVDEGRAKLAAQLHLPEGYTVVWGGAFENMERANARLMIVVPITLGLVFFLLFWAFHSFRYATLIILNLPFALIGGVVSLWLSGQYLSVPASIGFIELFGLAVGNGIVLVSYINQLRHEGQQIDEAILAGCSLRLRPVVMTMMTTLLGLLPLALAQGIGAEVQRPLASVVIGGLFTSTALTLVVLPALYSAFAGREVGKEEAPEWV, encoded by the coding sequence ATGATTGCGACTCTTGTGGAATTTTCTTTGCGGCAGCGGATCCTGGTCCTTGGGCTGGCCTGTCTGTTGTCCGTCGCCGGGGTGATTGCCTTTGAGTCGATTCCCATCGATGCCTACCCCGACGTGACGAACATTCAGGTGCAGGTGTTGACCGATGCGCCGGGCCTCTCGCCGGTCGAAGTGGAACGGTTTATCACCTATCCGCTTGAGCTTCAGATGACCGGTCTGCCCGGTCTTGCCGAGATCCGATCGCTTTCCAAATTTGCGCTTTCGCAGATCACGGTGGTGTTTCAAGACGACGTGGATATCTACTTTGCCCGCCAATTGGTGTTGGAACGGATGATCGCGGCCAAAGAGCGATTACCCGAAGGGACTGAACCAGTGATGGCGCCGATCGCGACGGGTTTGGGCGAGGTTTACCAATACTATCTGGATGGGCCGCGTGCTGCTGAGCGTGATCCGAAGATCGTAGAGGCGGACTTGACGGACCAGCGGACGATTCAAGACTGGGTCTTGCGTCCGCTGTTCAAAAGCGTGCCGGGGGTGATCGATGTGAACGGCATGGGTGGGTTTGTGAAGCAGTATCAGGTCTTGGTTGATCCGGCCAAGCTGCGCAAGTTCGACTTGACGCTCCACCAGATCTACGAGGCCGTGGTGAAGAACAATGCCAATGTCGGGGGCAACGTGTTGGAGCGTCATGCTGAACGCGCGATCGTTCGAGGGCTTGGGTTGATCAGGACCGTGGGTGATATCGAATCCATCATCGTGAAAGAGGTCGGTGGTACGCCGGTGTTCGTCCGGGATGTCGCTGAAGTCCGCATCGGCCACGCCGTTCGCCATGGCGCGGTGGTGCTCAATGGTCAGCGGGAGGTCGTCGCAGGCATCGTGCTCATGCTTCGCGGAGGCAATGCCCGTCAGGTGGTTGAGGCGGTCAAGACGAAGGTGGAGGATCTGCAGCAAAGCAACGTCCTTCCAGCAGGCACGAGACTGATCCCTTTCTATGATCGCATCGAGCTGGTGAATGCTGCCATTGACACGGTACGCGATGCGTTGATCGAAGGCATTGTGCTGGTGGTCTTTGTGTTCTTCTTCTTCCTGGGCCATGTGCGCAGCGCCATCATCGTGACGGTCACGTTGCTCGTCACTCCGCTCGTAACGTTCATCATGATGGAGCGGTTCGGGCTGTCGGCCAACTTGATGACGCTGGGCGGGCTGGCGATTGCCATCGGCGAGATCGCGGACGGCTCACTCGTCGTCGTCGAAAATGTGTATCGCCACCTCGCCCAGAGCAATGGGGAGAGAGGAAAGAGCAAGCTCGAGGTGATTCTCCATGCCACGAAAGAAGTGGGCCGCCCCATCCTCTTCGGCATTCTGATCATCAGCGTCGTCTTCCTGCCGCTCCTGACGCTCCACGGCATGGAGGGGAAGATGTTCGCCCCCCTGGCCTACACGTTAGTGATCGCCCTCTTGGCCTCGGTCGTCGTGACGTTAACTCTGACGCCGGTGTGTGCATCGTTGGTCCTGACTGAAGACCATCCGAAAGAAACGCGCCTCACGCTTTGGATGAAACAGCGCTATCTGCCGGTGTTGCAATGGACGCTCCGGCACCGTGGTCTTGTCTTAACCGGTTCGACTGCGATCGTGCTAGGCAGCCTAAGCCTCGTGCCATTCGTGGGACGGGAATTCATTCCACTCCTTGAAGAAGGAACCCTGACGCCCCAAGTCTTGCGACTGCCGAGTGTATCGCTCGCCGAGTCTATCGAGCTCGAGAAACAGACCCACAAGGCCATGCTGGAGTTTCCCGAAGTGAAGATGGCTGTGAGCAGGATCGGGCGGCCCGATATTGCGTACCATCCAGAAGATCTGTATGAGAGTGACCCGATCGTGTCACTGCGCGACCGAAGTACCTGGAAGACGGCGAAGACCCAATCGGAATTGACCGATGCCATCCGTCGGAAGCTGGCGGAAATCCCCGGCATCTCCGTCCTCATGAGCCAGCCGATTCAGCAACGAGTGGATGAGTTGATCTCGGGCATCAAAACGGAATGTTCCATCAAGGTGTTCGGGGACGATCTGGATGTGCTCCGCGACAAGGCCGAGGAGATTGCCAACCTGATGCGGCAGATCAACGGCGTTAAGGATATCAAGGTCGAACAGATCGCCGGACAGCCCTACCTCACTATCGACATCGATCGGCAGAAGATCGCCCGCTTCGGCATCAACGTGGCTGATGTGCAGGAGATCATCGCTACCGCAATCGGCGGCAAGTCTGCCACAGAAGTCTACGAAGGCGAGCGCCGCTTTCAGCTTACTCTGCGATTTCCGGAACCGTACCGGAACAGCATTGCTGCCATTGGAGAGATTCGGGTGAAGTCCGCTTCCGGTGCGTTCATTCCCATGAGTGACCTGGCGAAGATCGACATGCGTGAAGGCCCGGCTCGTATCAGTCGAGAGCATGTGAAGCGCCGCATCTCCATCGGGTTCAACGTCGTCGGCCGAGACATTGGCGGTGTCGTGGATGAAGGGCGCGCGAAACTTGCGGCACAACTTCACTTACCGGAGGGGTATACCGTCGTGTGGGGCGGGGCGTTCGAGAATATGGAGCGGGCCAATGCACGGTTGATGATCGTCGTGCCGATCACGCTGGGCCTTGTCTTCTTTCTCCTGTTTTGGGCCTTTCATTCTTTTCGCTATGCCACATTGATTATCCTCAATCTCCCCTTCGCGTTGATCGGCGGCGTCGTATCGCTGTGGCTCAGCGGACAGTATCTGAGCGTGCCGGCCTCTATCGGTTTCATTGAACTGTTCGGACTCGCCGTTGGAAATGGGATCGTGCTCGTGTCTTATATCAACCAGCTACGCCACGAGGGGCAGCAGATCGACGAAGCGATCTTGGCCGGCTGCAGCCTACGTCTTCGCCCGGTGGTGATGACCATGATGACCACGTTGCTCGGGCTTTTGCCGCTGGCGCTGGCGCAAGGAATCGGGGCTGAGGTCCAGAGACCCCTTGCCAGCGTCGTGATCGGTGGACTCTTCACGTCGACGGCACTGACGCTGGTGGTCCTGCCGGCTCTCTACAGTGCGTTTGCGGGGCGTGAGGTGGGGAAAGAGGAGGCGCCGGAATGGGTGTGA
- a CDS encoding efflux RND transporter periplasmic adaptor subunit — translation MCYFIHRVNREDDESIPLSRGRCGMLRQWLIRIVACGIVVGTIGCDNKARDSSATKQPPISSPTNLLPLTPEELSWMQLELVPVAQGQILPHREFPATVQANQNELAEVTTLIRGRVVKVHVDVGQDVKKGALLAMLHSVDLGVAEGEYLKAEAKLEEAERSHVRAKELYENKAVSLAELQRREAARKAARAEARETKNRLELLGVPREEIDRLDRENTIKADVPLRAPFDGRVITRNITRGEVVETDQTLFTVANLTDVWVIGNVPEKDVQFIRKDQSVNVVLAAYPHAIFTGTITYIGDVLDPATRTMRLRVTVSNPDRLLKPEMFAIVMVYGVSSEDALSVPLAAVQDGPVGKMVFVQWEPGAFEARTVKLGNEEGDVVRVLEGVKAGEQVVTKGSFVLKSEMERHKIEPTP, via the coding sequence GTGTGTTACTTCATTCACCGCGTAAATCGCGAAGATGATGAGAGCATCCCGTTGAGCCGAGGCCGATGCGGAATGCTTCGCCAATGGCTTATCAGGATCGTAGCCTGTGGGATCGTAGTGGGGACCATCGGTTGTGACAACAAGGCTCGGGATAGCTCCGCTACCAAACAACCTCCGATCTCCTCACCAACGAATCTGTTGCCCCTGACACCGGAAGAGTTATCCTGGATGCAGCTGGAACTTGTGCCTGTGGCACAGGGGCAGATTCTTCCGCATCGTGAATTTCCCGCCACCGTCCAAGCCAACCAAAACGAATTGGCCGAGGTTACGACCCTGATCCGTGGCCGGGTTGTGAAGGTCCATGTCGATGTCGGGCAGGACGTGAAAAAGGGTGCCCTCTTGGCCATGCTCCACAGTGTGGACCTTGGTGTGGCTGAGGGAGAATACCTCAAGGCTGAGGCCAAACTGGAGGAAGCTGAACGATCGCACGTGCGGGCCAAGGAGTTGTACGAGAACAAAGCCGTGAGTCTGGCAGAACTGCAGCGGCGTGAGGCGGCCAGGAAGGCGGCGAGAGCCGAAGCCCGTGAAACCAAGAACCGTCTGGAGCTGCTCGGTGTGCCGCGAGAAGAAATCGACAGGCTGGACCGGGAAAATACGATCAAGGCTGATGTGCCTTTGCGTGCGCCGTTCGATGGGCGGGTCATCACACGAAACATCACGAGGGGAGAAGTGGTCGAAACGGATCAAACGCTCTTCACCGTGGCCAATCTCACCGATGTGTGGGTGATCGGCAACGTGCCGGAGAAGGACGTGCAATTCATCCGCAAGGATCAGAGCGTCAACGTGGTCCTGGCGGCCTATCCCCATGCGATCTTCACCGGGACCATCACCTATATCGGAGACGTGCTCGATCCAGCCACTCGAACCATGCGCCTGCGAGTCACCGTGTCGAACCCCGATCGACTGTTGAAGCCGGAAATGTTCGCGATCGTCATGGTGTACGGGGTCTCGAGCGAAGACGCGTTGAGCGTGCCCCTCGCGGCTGTCCAAGATGGGCCTGTCGGCAAGATGGTGTTTGTTCAATGGGAGCCCGGCGCGTTTGAGGCCCGGACGGTCAAGTTGGGGAACGAAGAGGGAGACGTGGTCAGAGTGCTGGAGGGGGTCAAGGCAGGCGAGCAGGTCGTAACCAAGGGATCGTTTGTCCTCAAGTCCGAAATGGAACGCCATAAGATCGAACCGACACCATGA
- the flgB gene encoding flagellar basal body rod protein FlgB, with protein MSIFDESFALARVLDLRNARHRVIIANVANEETPGYRAKELHFKDALAAASENAQGVTLNKTNDRHLVSTVETVQGRIAEVPASDLPLDANSVNLELEMAKLSDNTMQYKAVAEILRREFEHILSAIREGR; from the coding sequence GTGAGCATTTTTGATGAATCGTTTGCATTGGCGCGGGTACTGGATTTACGAAACGCCCGGCACCGTGTGATTATAGCGAATGTCGCGAATGAAGAAACACCAGGATATCGCGCCAAAGAGCTCCACTTTAAAGATGCATTGGCTGCTGCGAGTGAGAATGCCCAAGGCGTGACTCTGAACAAAACCAATGATCGCCATCTGGTGAGCACAGTCGAGACCGTCCAGGGACGGATCGCGGAGGTTCCTGCCTCGGATCTTCCCTTAGATGCCAATTCCGTTAATTTGGAATTAGAAATGGCCAAACTTTCCGACAACACTATGCAGTATAAAGCGGTCGCGGAGATACTCAGGAGAGAATTTGAGCACATACTCTCTGCTATCCGCGAGGGACGGTAA
- a CDS encoding plasmid pRiA4b ORF-3 family protein, giving the protein MLSYRGHELDSAGHRVSDLCVDLGHPSDAVATVPGPLRQHTGGPALGIQIGFGWTDFHLHRFRVQKKSYTTPRIGSVEGHDALQVKLMALQFRINERFLYEDDFGDLWQHEIRIEKHCVIENGRTYLVCVGGKWGGPPEDCGGPDAFMARRSAAAEQHAQCGGDSSQGPGGSERLDHELGPERAAFIEGCQRDWDQLPVLGPRLTVGLDGGTCTPRSSAPATKGGLKSLSVKSSLDDGNGKCFAYVQTYDNKPRRRLFEFLKSHGVQENHAVRFLTDGGAMCEPCRSS; this is encoded by the coding sequence TTGCTAAGCTACCGTGGCCATGAACTCGACAGCGCAGGCCACCGCGTATCTGATCTATGCGTGGATTTGGGGCATCCATCCGATGCTGTGGCGACGGTTCCTGGTCCGCTCCGACAGCACACTGGCGGACCTGCACTGGGCATCCAGATCGGATTCGGATGGACCGATTTTCACCTGCATCGATTTCGGGTCCAGAAGAAAAGCTATACCACTCCGCGGATTGGGTCGGTGGAGGGCCATGATGCCCTCCAGGTGAAATTGATGGCTCTGCAGTTTCGGATCAACGAACGCTTCCTCTACGAGGACGACTTTGGCGACCTGTGGCAGCACGAGATTCGGATCGAGAAACACTGCGTGATCGAGAACGGGCGCACGTATCTGGTATGTGTCGGAGGGAAGTGGGGCGGGCCACCAGAGGACTGTGGAGGCCCGGACGCCTTCATGGCCCGCCGATCGGCGGCCGCTGAGCAGCACGCTCAGTGTGGCGGGGATTCATCGCAAGGTCCAGGAGGTTCCGAGCGGCTGGACCACGAACTGGGGCCAGAGCGAGCCGCGTTTATTGAAGGGTGCCAACGGGATTGGGACCAGCTGCCGGTCCTCGGGCCGCGACTGACGGTGGGGCTGGACGGGGGTACGTGCACGCCAAGAAGCAGCGCTCCGGCAACGAAGGGTGGTTTGAAGTCATTGTCGGTAAAATCGTCTTTGGATGATGGCAACGGCAAATGTTTCGCCTATGTACAGACTTATGACAACAAGCCGAGGCGGCGGTTGTTCGAGTTTCTGAAGTCGCACGGAGTACAGGAAAACCACGCAGTGCGGTTTTTGACAGACGGAGGGGCGATGTGCGAGCCGTGCCGGAGTTCCTGA
- a CDS encoding TolC family protein, with product MVHLLLRTLLLAGVVLPLLLIGTVVLAQDSRSYRLNEMIEMALEHNPALQEAATLIDQGKGLQATAAAYPNPSITGTVGPGRTREALRDIAFFERGVTVSQPVEWPGMRRARQRAAEAALAGSQAAVDATRLYLRAEVKIAFYQLLLAQRNAELIAEALAIAQDFLRGVKARVDAGQARPFEALKANVEVQKVSNDLNHAQHALVVGRSRLNAVTGGVLGKNFDVRGDFVSPPLELNLDGLAASAKIQHPTVRRVQKEIERAEHSVVQERQSLIPSVTISGLFQQEAAETAYLARLSVPIPLWYRRQGEITGALSAKKRAEAEQVRIQNELVAAITESVEEAHAAQDRIEVFEKGLLKQAEETLRIAKISFQQGAASLLEFIDAQRVHRQMLLEYTQARASFSVEVARLERWTGELR from the coding sequence ATGGTACATCTGCTGCTTCGAACTCTGCTTTTGGCCGGAGTCGTCTTGCCGCTTCTCCTCATCGGCACAGTGGTCCTGGCGCAAGACAGTCGTTCCTATCGATTGAACGAAATGATTGAGATGGCTTTGGAGCACAACCCAGCTTTACAAGAAGCGGCCACTCTCATCGATCAAGGGAAGGGGCTTCAAGCGACTGCTGCGGCCTATCCCAATCCATCCATTACCGGAACGGTGGGACCGGGCAGAACTCGAGAGGCTCTCCGGGATATCGCATTCTTCGAGCGCGGAGTGACAGTAAGCCAACCTGTGGAGTGGCCGGGCATGCGTCGGGCCCGTCAGCGGGCGGCAGAGGCCGCGCTCGCCGGATCCCAAGCAGCTGTCGATGCGACTCGATTGTATCTCCGGGCTGAGGTCAAGATTGCTTTCTACCAACTTCTTCTTGCCCAGCGCAATGCAGAACTCATAGCGGAAGCTCTTGCCATCGCGCAGGACTTCTTGCGCGGCGTCAAGGCAAGGGTGGATGCTGGGCAGGCGAGGCCATTTGAAGCCCTGAAGGCGAACGTGGAAGTTCAAAAGGTCAGCAATGATCTGAATCATGCACAACACGCCTTGGTTGTCGGACGCTCTCGACTGAATGCGGTGACCGGCGGCGTGCTCGGCAAGAACTTCGATGTTCGGGGCGACTTTGTCTCACCTCCGCTAGAACTGAACCTGGATGGCTTGGCTGCAAGCGCTAAAATACAGCACCCGACAGTCCGTCGCGTCCAAAAAGAGATTGAACGAGCGGAGCACAGCGTTGTGCAGGAACGCCAATCTCTGATCCCCTCTGTGACCATCTCCGGCCTCTTTCAACAGGAAGCGGCCGAGACGGCCTACTTGGCTCGATTGAGTGTCCCCATACCGCTGTGGTATCGACGGCAGGGAGAAATCACGGGGGCGTTGTCGGCAAAGAAACGCGCTGAAGCAGAACAGGTGCGGATACAAAACGAACTGGTGGCCGCCATTACCGAGTCTGTGGAGGAAGCCCACGCCGCACAGGACCGGATCGAGGTGTTTGAGAAGGGATTATTAAAACAGGCGGAAGAAACGTTGAGGATCGCGAAGATAAGTTTTCAGCAGGGCGCGGCGAGCCTCCTCGAATTCATTGATGCCCAACGAGTGCATCGACAAATGTTGTTAGAGTATACACAGGCACGGGCAAGTTTCTCCGTCGAAGTGGCGCGGTTGGAACGCTGGACGGGGGAGCTTCGATGA